The Bombus vancouverensis nearcticus chromosome 5, iyBomVanc1_principal, whole genome shotgun sequence genome segment AAAGGAAGGTTCATCGAAACCTGTTTGGGCTGATGATGTATGGTTACAAGAGCATGCAGGTGAAACACTTAAAAATGATGATAATACAAAATCAAGTGATACAGTACAaccaaaaaaaggaaaacagaatCCTCAAGTATATTTTGATATTAGTATCGGAAAACAAGAAGTGGGTAGAATTATTATGATGTTGAGAGCTGATATTGTACCAAAGACTGCTGAAAATTTTCGTGCCCTTTGTACTCATGAAAAGGGATATGGTTATCAAGGAAGCACTTTTCATAGAATTATTCCAGAATTTGTATCCTTTATTTATTCTCTTACAAAGTTAAATACTTTTTTTCATGTATCTTTTATATAACAAGTGTAACAGTGGATCTATATTCCTTATATACACAAATGTAGATGTGTCAAGGAGGAGATTTTACAAATCATAATGGAACAGGAGGAAAGTCAATCTATGGAAATAAATTTGATGATGAAAATTTTGAACTAAAACATACAGGACCAGGTACATTGTCAATGGCAAATTCTGGTCCAAATACAAATGGATCACAATTTTTCATATGTACAGCACGTACAGATTGGCTAGATGGAAAACATGTAGTGTTTGGACATGTTCTTAGTGGTTTAGATGTtttaaaaaaaatggaaaaatgtgGAACAAAAACAGGCACTCCTACTCAGAAAGTTGTTATAATAGCTTGTGGAGAATTGACTTAAATAATCACATTTATTACTTAATTATATCAGTTTTCACAGATTTTTTATCAGTTAGAGtttttaataaacaaatttatgAAAAGTGCTAATCAAACAAAAAAATGTATGTAAGAATGTTATATGTAATTATGATAAAGAAAATACACAgtcctataattatttatttttcagcttgAGCTCtgatttacaaaattttctttcaattataaattttaagatttaattaagaaattttcttttaaaaaacgTGTTTTAAGTACTAACACATACATCTGATATCATAGATGTAATTCTTGTATTTTATACTGAgcattattatgtatatttcatGATGAATTgcaattgaaaatttatattgcAGCATTTCAGCGTATATTGCATTAGCAAACtgctttattaaaaataaatgaagtagcTGCTGCTACTCTTGCGTCTGAAAGAATTCGTTTAAATTGCATAGCACCTGGTGTTATAAAGACTAAATTTTCACAaatgatacatttttttttttttattcttttgttaCTATCttactatattattaataatacataataatattttacataactTCATAAATATGAATTAGGGAAAGCAATATTATCAACAATACCAATGTAGAGGTTTGGTAAATCAGATGATACAACAAAAGTTGCTACATTTTTAGCAAGTGATAATGCTTCATACATTACTGGTGAAACTATTGCTGCTGCTGATGTATTACGAAATAGACTCTAAATATTGTTTTTGAAATTACTTTTATAAgttgttaaaattatattttattttattaaatatttcatatatttgcgTAGTATGCAATTTTGTTTATATCTCTAATAAAATATtgcaatttaaaaatatgttatttatatttttaaaataattaaatcttaAATGTCTtgtacaaaattatattttcatacgATTACTAATAGTTTATTTTTCGAAATAGGTTAGATTTAGGATATATTTGCAATGTACAAAAAACCTGatcttataattatataatttgtattcatacAGTAGCAGTTATAAAAGGCAAAATTATTCACTTCAAATTGCAACTCTGCTAATTTTAACATTTATGTACTATTATgtatataatcaaaattttatttatatgtatatcacATCGAACGATAATGGTAGATAAAGGTAATGGCAGATGAAAATATGGTTCAGAACGCAGTGCGGCCAAAGGAAAATCAAGGAGACGATAAAAACGGATGGGAAaatgaagaagatgaagaaaatTGTAATGATGCtggtaaataataattttatataaaaatatacaagataGATAAACTGTTTTCTTAGTTTGTCTAGTATTTGGTATATATAGTTTCTTTgcatatacatatttacatattatatttttaataaaattctacgTATAGAATGTATAGTTTTATTGAATAAAACATATGTATTCAAATTTTCTGATTTTAGAATTTGAAGCTataaatgctcaattagatcAGCTTAATTCAGTTTTGGATAACCTCGAACAAAAAAATGAC includes the following:
- the LOC117163392 gene encoding peptidyl-prolyl cis-trans isomerase E isoform X1, which gives rise to MSTNTKRTIYVGGLAEEVDEKVLHAAFIPFGEIVDVQIPLDYESEKHRGFAFIEFESAEDAAAAIDNMQNDSELFGRTIRVNIAKPQKIKEGSSKPVWADDVWLQEHAGETLKNDDNTKSSDTVQPKKGKQNPQVYFDISIGKQEVGRIIMMLRADIVPKTAENFRALCTHEKGYGYQGSTFHRIIPEFMCQGGDFTNHNGTGGKSIYGNKFDDENFELKHTGPGTLSMANSGPNTNGSQFFICTARTDWLDGKHVVFGHVLSGLDVLKKMEKCGTKTGTPTQKVVIIACGELT
- the LOC117163392 gene encoding peptidyl-prolyl cis-trans isomerase E isoform X2 — its product is MSTNTKRTIYVGGLAEEVDEKVLHAAFIPFGEIVDVQIPLDYESEKHRGFAFIEFESAEDAAAAIDNMNDSELFGRTIRVNIAKPQKIKEGSSKPVWADDVWLQEHAGETLKNDDNTKSSDTVQPKKGKQNPQVYFDISIGKQEVGRIIMMLRADIVPKTAENFRALCTHEKGYGYQGSTFHRIIPEFMCQGGDFTNHNGTGGKSIYGNKFDDENFELKHTGPGTLSMANSGPNTNGSQFFICTARTDWLDGKHVVFGHVLSGLDVLKKMEKCGTKTGTPTQKVVIIACGELT
- the LOC117163410 gene encoding bublin coiled-coil protein, with the translated sequence MADENMVQNAVRPKENQGDDKNGWENEEDEENCNDAEFEAINAQLDQLNSVLDNLEQKNDDIRAELIQLLQSNREARKQFQEFQNSVKSDL